In one window of Calypte anna isolate BGI_N300 chromosome 1, bCalAnn1_v1.p, whole genome shotgun sequence DNA:
- the MGAT4C gene encoding alpha-1,3-mannosyl-glycoprotein 4-beta-N-acetylglucosaminyltransferase C encodes MRHSFKYFDKMRYLRKRSAVSLGVLVIFLLFINLYIEDGYVLEGDKQLIRETATHQLNPEHYLHTFKDLSNFSGSINISYRYLAGTPLTRKRYLTIGLSSVKRKKGNYLLETIRSIFEQSSYEELKEIAVVVQLADFDSAWCEGMVQDITQKFAHHIIAGRLIVIHVTEEYYPVLDGLKRNYNDPEDRVKFRSKQNIDYAYLLNFCANLSDYYVMLEDDVHCSKNFLTAVKKVITSREGSYWVTLEFSKLGYIGKLYHSHDLPRLAHFLLMFYQEMPCDWLLIHFRGLLAQKEVIRFKPSLFQHMGYYSSYKGAENKLKDDDFEEELFDIPDNPPANLHTNMNVFENYEASKAYSSIDEYFWGKAPSMGDFYGIVFEKPIKISKIKVVTGTEDRQNDILHHGALEVGEKIVGSKKGRQCTTYLRLGEFRNGNFEITDVEHKVLFDINCMRILVTKSQKEWLIIRSISVWTSQKPSQ; translated from the exons GAAGGGGACAAGCAATTAATCAGAGAAACCGCTACTCACCAGCTCAACCCAGAGCACTATCTTCACACTTTTAAGGATTTGTCTAATTTCTCAGGATCTATAAACATTTCCTATCGCTACCTAGCTGGCACACCTTTGACAAGGAAAA GGTATCTTACCATTGGGCTGTCCTCTGTGAAACGGAAAAAGGGAAACTACTTGCTTGAGACAATCAGATCCATATTTGAGCAGTCAAGTTATGAAGAACTCAAAGAAATAGCGGTGGTAGTGCAGCTAGCAGATTTTGACTCAGCCTGGTGTGAAGGGATGGTCCAGGATATTACACAGAAATTTGCACATCACATAATTGCAGGCAGATTAATAGTTATTCATGTCACTGAGGAGTATTATCCTGTGCTGGATGGCCTCAAGAGAAATTACAATGACCCAGAGGACCGCGTGAAGTTTCGATCAAAACAAAATATAGATTATGCTTACCTTCTTAACTTTTGTGCTAATCTTTCTGATTATTATGTGATGCTAGAGGATGACGTTCACTGTTCAAAGAATTTTTTGACTGCTGTTAAGAAAGTAATTACCTCTCGAGAAGGATCCTATTGGGTGACTTTGGAATTCTCCAAACTGGGATACATTGGCAAGCTTTACCATTCCCATGACCTCCCACGCCTGGCCCATTTTTTGTTGATGTTCTACCAAGAGATGCCTTGTGATTGGCTGCTCATCCACTTTCGTGGGCTGTTAGCTCAAAAGGAAGTGATACGTTTCAAGCCATCTCTGTTCCAACACATGGGATACTACTCATCTTACAAAGGAGCTGAAAACAAGTTAAAGGATGATGATTTTGAGGAGGAACTATTTGATATCCCTGACAATCCACCTGCAAACTTACACACCAACATGAATGTATTTGAAAACTATGAGGCAAGCAAGGCTTACAGCAGCATTGATGAGTATTTCTGGGGCAAAGCTCCTTCTATGGGAGACTTCTATGGGATTGTATTTGAGAAGCCCattaaaatcagtaaaattAAAGTTGTCACTGGAACTGAAGACCGGCAAAATGATATTTTACATCACGGCGCCCTGGAAGTAGGGGAAAAGATTGTTGGGAGTAAAAAAGGGAGACAGTGTACTACTTACTTGAGATTAGGGGAATTCAGAAATGGGAATTTTGAAATAACAGATGTAGAGCACAAAGTTCTGTTTGATATTAATTGCATGAGAATACTTGTTACCAAGAGCCAAAAAGAATGGCTGATCATTAGAAGCATTAGTGTTTGGACTTCTCAAAAACCAAGTCAATAA